In the genome of Notamacropus eugenii isolate mMacEug1 chromosome 5, mMacEug1.pri_v2, whole genome shotgun sequence, one region contains:
- the LOC140509180 gene encoding olfactory receptor 6T1-like → MYPENWTRVTEFVLSGFPASWSLQLMLFLGLLVTYVVTVIGNLLIIVLSCSDHRLHTQMYFFLRNLSLLELILVSVVVPKMLVSILTRDYSISFAGCIMQSYLYFLLGTTDFFLLAVMSLDRYLAICRPLHYEILMNRPICVRLVMASWIAGFLWVLSPTILMASLPFCGPNVIDHFFCDSWPLMRLSCGDTLLLELVAFVLSTAVLLGSLALTSVSYACILATVLQTPTATERRKAFSTCASHLTMVIIVYGSSIFLYIRTSEAHSMLLNKGVSALGCIITPLLNPFIFSLRNDKVKQALGDALRWHRNIYARRL, encoded by the coding sequence ATGTATCCAGAGAACTGGACCCGTGTGACAGAATTTGTGCTAAGTGGTTTCCCTGCAAGCTGGAGCCTACAGCTCATGCTGTTCCTGGGGCTTCTGGTGACATATGTGGTGACAGTCATAGGGAACTTACTCATCATTGTGCTTAGCTGCTCTGACCACCGCCTACACACCCAGATGTATTTTTTCCTAAGAAATCTGTCCCTCCTAGAGTTGATATTAGTCTCGGTTGTGGTCCCTAAGATGCTGGTCAGCATCCTCACCAGGGACTACtctatctcctttgctggctGCATCATGCAGTCCTATCTCTATTTCCTCCTGGGCACCACTGACTTCTTCCTCTTGGCTGTCATGTCCCTGGACCGCTATCTGGCCATCTGTCGTCCATTACATTATGAGATTCTGATGAATCGTCCCATCTGTGTGCGACTAGTAATGGCTTCCTGGATTGCTGGTTTCCTTTGGGTCCTCTCTCCTACCATCCTCATGGCTAGCTTGCCTTTCTGTGGTCCCAATGTTATTGACCACTTCTTCTGTGACAGCTGGCCATTGATGAGACTCTCCTGTGGGGATACCCTACTTCTGGAGTTAGTGGCCTTTGTACTTTCCACAGCTGTTCTTCTGGGATCCCTGGCACTGACTTCTGTCTCCTATGCCTGTATCCTTGCTACTGTCCTCCAAACTCCAACAGCCACTGAAAGGAGGAAAGCCTTTTCTACCTGTGCTTCACATCTCACCATGGTTATCATCGTCTATGGCAGCTCCATCTTCCTTTATATCCGCACATCAGAGGCCCACTCTATGCTCCTTAACAAAGGGGTCTCAGCCTTGGGATGCATCATCACCCCGCTTCTGAATCCATTCATCTTTAGTCTCCGTAACGATAAGGTGAAGCAGGCCCTAGGAGATGCCCTGCGATGGCACAGGAATATATATGCCAGAAGGCTGTAA